Within the Setaria viridis chromosome 3, Setaria_viridis_v4.0, whole genome shotgun sequence genome, the region GGACTCCAGTTCAAACTTTAGATGCATACTATTGAATTGCAtcttaatttcttttttgtCCCTGCATTTCGCATTATTTTTTACTTGTGAAAAATACATTTAGTTTGCCTCTACATGTTGTTTCTTCTCTGCCCAATAAGATCAAAGCACATGGAAGACTCACAATCCTACTACATTTTTTGCAGAGTACTGGCTGCTTACAGATGATGATGTTAGCATTACTGATATGTGGTGTATTCGTGAGGTCTTGTTTATATATCATCTGCTAAAACTTTAGAAGTGCTTGGAGTTCCTGAGTTGAAGTATTAATCTTAACATGTTAGACCCCAATGATTTCTTAGCTGAAGAGGTGAGCACCCCAGGCCCAGGTACACTCAATCAGCAGCAGCCTGATGCAATTGGTGAACCTACAGCTGACAGCCCTAACCATGGGTAAACAAGAGGATAATACCATTTTGGTTGGCAAATGCTCTGTTTTGGGACTCCATGGAGGCTTGTTGTGGACTGGTGGTGGTGTGTTTGGTAAGTTTATACAGCATATCAGTCTCCAACTTGTAGGTTAGGTCAGGTCAGGTTTGTGGCAATCTGATTCTGCGTTGAAATGGTGCCACAATATTCTGTCTAGCATCGTCTTTTGCAAATTCCAAGTGTAAAAAAGACATTGCTGAAGCTCTGAAGCAGATGTACTACCTGCCTCCAGATTTAAAACACTCCAGTCAGCTGAAATGCTTGTTGGAATTCTGGATACATTACTATTTTATTAAACTATTTTTACAAGACAGCGGCAGCAATAGTTTACTCTAGGTACGGTGATTCAGTAAGTCCTTGTTTACttcgcgaatttgggaggtgccaaattactgtagcaacactgtagcgtttcgtttgtatttgtgaattattgtccaaatattgactaattaggctcaaaagattcgtctcgcaaagtacaacaaaactgtgcaattagtttttgatttcgtctacatttagtactccatgcatgtaccgcaagtttgatgtgatggggaatcttctttttgcatagtgtaaaagttgggagtttggaggtaagAGAATAAGGGCTAAGAACAAAACGGACGCACATCCAAGTGCCTGTACTTCACCGGCGCATCAGTCGCTGCCCTTCCTGATCTTGCCAGTCCAGCATTATTTTCCAtacaagaaagaagaagaagaagtggaaGAGAAAAGGGACGTTGAGTGCCTTTCTATTGAAAGCTGAAACCTCATCCAACTCAATCCAAATGCAATCATGTAGTAGTAGTATTTCTATTTATAATAATTACAAGAACGAACCACTTAGGGCGTATTGGATCgtggctaaaatttaacccttGTCATATTGaatattcgaatgctaattaggagaactaaacatgaaacatgagttaattataaactaattgcagaagccatgagctaattcgcgagatgaatctattaagcttaattaatccatcattagcaaatggttactgtagcaccacattatcaaatcatggattaattaggtttaatagattcatctcatgaattaacctccatatgtacaattaattttgtaattaatatatatttaatactcctaattatgTAAcgtggctaaagtttagcccgacCCTTAATTACTGGAGCGAACGAAAATGCCCTGGTTGATACATACTAATACTAATAATGCAGATGCAGGTACCAATAAAAAGGGATGGATTTACAGTCAATCGATCGATAACCAGTAGGAGTACTAGAAGAGTAGCTTTGCTGTTGCTGGGCCAGTCAGTGGGCCTGCCCTGGTCCTGCTGTTGTTTGgatgattgattgattgattggaCCACCCACCACCACTCCGGTCCAGTCCAGTCCAGTCCAGTATGATGGGCCGATGGGGTATGGCATGTACTGTATAATATTGGAGTAGTAGTAGTTGTACCTTGCCTTCGTAGAGTTTGTGGTACCGTACCATACCAATACCATACCAGAGAGACTATTCGCATGTCTTGTCTGCCTACtggtaccaccaccaccagcaccatgCTCCTGCGGTTTAATTAATTATGGCGGGTGCGTTTACCTGCAACATCCTACTAACATTTATTATACATATATTATTTAAGAGAGAGAAGAATCACTATTAGCACTTGATGCTCTTTTTTCCCTTCTCTccctagattttttttatttccttataggggttaatattttttttcgaatcatATAGTACAAATGCATACACTCAcgtacacgcacgcacactcgtTTCTACGAACACACATgcaaccctacccctatgaCCACTTCCGAAAGATCGAGCCAACAAATCCTCGAAATTGACGAAATCATCACTGACGTCTCGCTGTTGACGAGCACGTCAACTATACTGCTAAAAAAATAGCGCCGGTTAAATTCTAGAataaatttaaataaatacGAGCTTAGCTAGACTACGGGGTTAATACTTAACAGAGAGAATAAATAACTCACTCTATCCATTTTCTTTGCCGAAAACAGCCCAAGTCCGTCCCGGAGGACCGTGTACGTATATCTTCTTCGTTACAGTGCCGGCCCAACTGAAATCCCGCCCGACTGCCGGCCGCAGCAGCAACAATGGACCGATAAACTCACTGGGCTTCGGGGCATTGAGGCCCAAATCTTTCCTTCCGACTGAGTTGATCCCAACAACATCAACTTTGAGCTGGTggtgttttatttttctatctATAATAGGATTTATGGTCAACAAAACATTTATATTACAATATACATTAGATTCAACGGGACAATAATCATGTAAAAACGAGTACAAAtatggaatgtgatgcgcctaaGATAATGTTTTATTATGTCAGGAAGGCTTGTTCTTCAGACATTCGCTTCGTGCGAAAAAGACATATGAAGAAGTTCAACTGCATCCTAATCACATGAGTTTTTACTTCAAAGTTATCTCTTGTTAATGGGATTTATCTTATCATCACAAAGAATCTTACAGCAAAATATATTTACTCACCGTACACATATGCGTGTTTCGAGGATTATTCCACCGATCATGTGCCAAATTCAATGCCAAATTCAAAGGGGAGAACATCCATATTTTTGTTGCTAAGCTTGCTGGGCGATGGATCTAAATTAAACATCAGTCCTCAGTTGAGACGACGTAACCAGGATCTAGCGAGCAGAAACAGTGCCAGGATTCCTACATAGATCAACAAGGTACCAAATCAAAGACAGGGATCGGACCGGAGAGTAAACAACTCACTTGTGTCTTGGAGGTGACCGAAGTAGCGGGCATATAGCGCGTTCCATGCATCCCTGGTCTGGCGGTCGATGTAGCTGTCGGGCctcacttcttcttcttcttctgaggaggaggaggagcagtccTCTGCGGCGAAGCTGGATTCTCCTCGGCGAAGCTGGAATTGTCATGTACCTCGGTATGGGCCGGGCCACAAGACACGCAAGCAAGAAGGCGGCAGCACCAGGAGAAGAGGCATTGAACATATTCGAAGCAAGAACTGGTCTTGTCTTCCTCCTAGGAAGTCTTTGTCTCGCTGtacctgctgctgctcttgttgCCTTTTATCTCTGATTCCTTGATCTCTGCCTCTAATTCGGCAATTCCCCTCAGTTTGTACCCTAATCTGTATCCGATTTACCCATAATCAATTAGTGGATGTGATTTGGCGGTCGAGATTTGAGATGCATCAATTTTATCTCTCTTGCATTTGCCATCTCTCTAAAAATGATGTGAGACTGGGACATCACTCTTGTTGACGTCAATGCTCCCGGCCGGGTACAATGTATCACATCTCTCTGAGTCTGCCGTGGAGGGCGATGAAGCAAGCAAAGCATACAGGGTTTCcgtaaaaaaggaaaggaatggAAATACTGCAGCAATGAATGATTCAAAACACATACTACACAAGTATGTATGATAACGAGATTTTGAGATTGAAACGGGGAGACACGGCCCCGTTCGTTTCCTGTAAACgacttatcggtggaaataagaaAATAAGCTAGAATCCGTCAAACATTttgcttattttcttcgatTTTCGCTTACGTGGTAAGCCGTTTCAGAAGTTTGAACTGCGAGAAGCGAAAAAATCTTcacttagattataatctaagcgtggCTGGGAAAAGCTTATCCAAACATGTCCATGCTATGCATAGTATCCGGCAAATTGCAGGGGAATCTTAATCGGACAACAAGTAGAGTGAGTGGTTCATTGCTAACAGGGAAGGAATGCTGCAGCCAGGCAGGAGGAGATGTCACTCTGATTAGTCTGCCGTGGAGGGCGGTGGCTGGTCGCCGTCGGCCTGCGACTGGAGCGGCGGGAGGAGCTGCGACTTGCGGCGGGTGTCGCGGGGTGGGAGCGGGATGGCGACGAAGTGCTTGGTCTTGGAGATGGGGCGGGAGCTGCGGAGCTCCACGACGTCGCCGACCTTGAACTGGTTCTCCGGGTCGTGCGCCTGGTACTTCTTCTTGATGCGCTCCCGCCGCTTGTACTTGGGGTGCGGCGCCAGGCGCACCACCTCCACGCCCACCGTCTTGTCCGCCTTGGTCGTCACCACCCGCCCCGTCAGCTGCTTCGCCGCCTCGATCCGGAGGAGCCCCACCGGCCGGCACCCCTGCGGCTGCTGCGGTGAGGGCGAgacccgcagcggcggcggggagacgACGAAGGGGGAGCTCAGCAGCATTCTCTCTCTCCTTGTCAATCACCGGGAAGCGGAGAGGGGAGATGGATGGAGGATAAGGCTTTTTCCTTCTTGCATCTTCTTATCCTCTGCGGCTGCCCGCTGGGTGCTGACAACCCAAACCAATGTGTCCGGAAGCACGAGAGAAAATGCTATCGAAATATAAATTCATCATATTCAAAACATTAGGGTCTTTTTTTATTCccaaattgggagtggcaaaatttgcattttaccataaatgcacaactgtagcatttcatttatatttgtgaattattgtccaaacattgactaattaggctcaaaagattcgtcttgtaaagtacaacaaaactgtgcaattagtttttgatttcatctacattgaGTActtcatacatgtaccgcaagtttgatgtgatggggaatcttctttttgcatagtgccaaagttggaaaaaATGGGGGAAATAAACAAGGCTAAAGTACTAGAAATAGGGGATTTGCACCAGATCTTGAAGGATTGTAATAAAACTGGTGGTTCTTTATAGAAGAAGAGTACTGCTAATAACaaggggaaaaggagaaaataCAATTGGAATGGAATTTTGAGGACCTGCAACTTATTTAGTTATGCGCAAAGTAAAGGTgacagcaagtcagcaacatTGCCATTTAGACAGATTCACAAACCATGATTGAACAGGGATAGGTGCCAATTATATAAGTAAAAATAACCCACGCTTAGTAATGAAGGCAAGAGTAGTATCACCTACGTAAGAATTGCAAACACAAGCAGTATACAACTATAATCCCAATAGACAAACTAAGGATCATCACACTCAGTtgctaaaaaatattatgaTTTATAAAGCAATGCCACTTGGCTTGATCAAATGACTGAAGTAGAAAAGAACAATCAAGAATCATGATTTGAAAGAATGATCAGCGTGCCAGTCCATGCCATATGACACTCCAGGTTTCTGAATCAGCGCGTCGGTCGGAGGTGCCGGCCGGGGGAGGCGCCAGGTTGCGCC harbors:
- the LOC117848824 gene encoding small ribosomal subunit protein uS17c, translated to MLLSSPFVVSPPPLRVSPSPQQPQGCRPVGLLRIEAAKQLTGRVVTTKADKTVGVEVVRLAPHPKYKRRERIKKKYQAHDPENQFKVGDVVELRSSRPISKTKHFVAIPLPPRDTRRKSQLLPPLQSQADGDQPPPSTAD